Proteins encoded in a region of the uncultured Methanobrevibacter sp. genome:
- a CDS encoding manganese efflux pump MntP family protein, with the protein MFSFVSTFLIAVALAMDAFSVSMTKGFTQKNLTNSQILYYGLFFGGFQAAMPILGYLCGNIIASVVTSLAPIIGFILLLAIGLNMIRESLSSDDEEITDNFSFKEVTLLAVATSIDAFAVGITIALLNDPILISSAIIGIVAFAFSIAGIFIGKKIGNYVGDKFQILGGVILILIGIKILLGF; encoded by the coding sequence ATGTTTAGTTTTGTATCCACTTTTTTAATAGCAGTTGCTCTTGCAATGGATGCATTTAGTGTATCTATGACAAAAGGTTTTACCCAAAAGAATCTTACAAACTCACAGATTTTATATTATGGTCTGTTTTTTGGGGGTTTTCAGGCAGCAATGCCTATTTTAGGATACCTTTGCGGCAATATAATTGCATCTGTGGTAACCTCACTTGCTCCGATAATCGGATTTATACTGCTTCTTGCAATCGGATTGAATATGATTCGTGAAAGCCTGTCATCTGATGATGAGGAAATAACAGACAATTTTTCATTCAAGGAAGTGACATTGCTTGCAGTTGCCACAAGTATTGATGCTTTTGCAGTTGGAATAACCATTGCACTTTTAAATGATCCTATTTTAATATCATCTGCGATTATAGGTATCGTTGCATTTGCATTCAGTATAGCAGGTATTTTCATCGGCAAAAAGATAGGAAACTATGTAGGTGACAAATTCCAGATTCTTGGTGGTGTGATTCTAATATTAATTGGAATTAAAATATTGTTAGGTTTTTAA
- a CDS encoding ATP-binding protein: protein MPELYYKRIIDETIEKRLKMVGAIVIEGPKWCGKTTTAKQHAKSILQLQDPDNRQNYLELAEIMPSKLLEGEKPRLIDEWQVAPILWDAVRTKIDNTPGYGQFILTGSTSINNDEIMHTGTGRINRMTMLPMSLYESKESNGKISILELFKNPDMDIDGIESDLTIEDLAFATCRGGWPESIIQTDREAQLFVAENYVDNICKSDISTVDRVKRDPNRAKKILRSYARNNSTEATKQTILKDVRGNYPDMAYSTLDDYLKALSQLFVTVNIPAWNPNIRSKSAIKSTDKREFIDPSIATALLNLDPNGLLFDLDTFGHIFENLCMRDLSAYTLSMGGQVFYYRDRYGLECDCVLTLKNEDYALIEFKLGSTKIEKGAKNLLKLDSLIKKKISETDLYIKEPKFLAVITGGKFAKTRKDGVKVIPIGCLK, encoded by the coding sequence ATGCCAGAATTATATTATAAAAGAATAATTGATGAAACAATTGAAAAAAGACTTAAAATGGTGGGTGCAATTGTTATTGAAGGTCCAAAATGGTGTGGAAAAACAACAACTGCAAAACAGCATGCCAAAAGCATTTTACAATTACAGGACCCAGACAATAGGCAGAACTATTTAGAATTAGCTGAAATAATGCCTTCAAAATTATTAGAAGGTGAAAAACCTCGATTAATTGACGAATGGCAGGTCGCACCAATATTGTGGGATGCTGTGAGAACAAAAATAGACAATACTCCTGGATACGGACAATTTATTCTAACAGGCTCAACAAGCATTAACAATGATGAAATTATGCATACTGGAACCGGAAGAATAAACAGAATGACAATGCTTCCTATGAGTCTATATGAAAGCAAGGAATCTAACGGTAAAATATCCATTTTAGAATTATTCAAAAATCCCGATATGGATATTGATGGAATTGAATCAGATTTAACAATTGAAGATTTGGCATTTGCAACGTGTAGAGGAGGATGGCCAGAAAGCATCATACAAACAGATAGAGAAGCACAATTGTTTGTTGCTGAAAATTATGTGGATAATATTTGTAAATCAGATATATCTACTGTTGATAGAGTTAAAAGAGATCCAAACCGAGCTAAAAAAATATTAAGGTCATATGCGCGAAACAATTCCACAGAAGCAACAAAACAAACCATTTTAAAAGATGTTAGAGGAAATTATCCCGACATGGCTTACTCCACATTGGATGATTACCTAAAAGCATTATCCCAATTATTTGTCACAGTTAATATTCCTGCTTGGAATCCGAATATAAGGTCAAAATCGGCAATAAAATCCACCGATAAACGAGAATTTATTGATCCATCAATAGCAACAGCTCTGTTAAATTTAGACCCTAATGGATTACTGTTCGACCTAGATACTTTTGGACATATATTTGAAAACTTATGCATGAGAGATTTATCCGCATACACTTTATCCATGGGAGGGCAAGTATTCTACTATAGGGATCGTTACGGCTTGGAATGTGATTGTGTATTAACTTTAAAAAATGAAGATTATGCATTAATAGAATTTAAATTAGGAAGTACAAAAATCGAAAAAGGAGCAAAAAACTTATTAAAATTAGATAGCCTCATTAAAAAGAAAATTTCAGAAACTGATTTATATATCAAAGAGCCAAAATTTTTAGCAGTAATAACCGGAGGAAAATTTGCAAAAACAAGGAAAGATGGAGTGAAAGTCATTCCAATAGGCTGTTTAAAATAA
- a CDS encoding NCS2 family permease has translation MLNKLFKMEKYNTDIKTEILAGITTFMAMSYILGVNPGMLSKTGMPIESVFIATALASGIASIIMGLLSNYPVAVAPGMGLNALFTYTIVLDMGLSWKAALAAVFLSSILFLIITVSGLREAILNEFPKDLKLAIGAGIGFFLAFLGVVNAGIIVSNPMNIVSLGNISSPPVFLATIGIIITLILFIKKVPFAVFLGLLITAFIGVIFTLIGFTVPDVALPTIPKTFISFNLDFSVFGGFVQGFGELFENIPRCAIILFSLLFVVFFDTTGTLIPLAKQCGYENEDGTTEGINRAFLGDAIGGIIGAVFGSSTVSAYVENATGIELGGRTGITAIVTGILFIFSVFMSPTVLSLFTSSVTAAALVIVGIIMFSEIKDIDWDNISILSSVFITIIMMTFTNSISLGIAFGFNTYVITTIALGKYKELTPLVWVTFIIFVIYLFIRL, from the coding sequence ATGTTAAATAAGTTATTTAAGATGGAAAAATATAACACGGATATTAAAACTGAAATTCTTGCCGGGATAACAACATTTATGGCAATGTCCTATATTTTAGGTGTAAATCCGGGAATGTTATCTAAAACAGGAATGCCTATTGAAAGTGTATTTATAGCAACTGCTTTGGCTTCAGGTATTGCGTCTATAATAATGGGTCTTTTATCTAATTATCCTGTGGCTGTTGCTCCTGGAATGGGATTAAATGCACTATTTACCTACACTATAGTTCTTGATATGGGTTTATCCTGGAAAGCGGCACTTGCTGCAGTATTTTTATCAAGCATACTATTTTTAATTATCACTGTCAGCGGATTAAGGGAAGCAATATTAAATGAATTTCCAAAGGACTTGAAATTAGCTATCGGAGCAGGAATTGGATTTTTCCTGGCTTTTCTAGGAGTTGTAAATGCAGGAATTATTGTATCTAATCCCATGAACATTGTTTCATTAGGTAATATTTCATCTCCACCTGTATTTCTTGCAACAATAGGTATTATAATCACATTAATTCTATTCATAAAAAAAGTCCCTTTCGCAGTTTTTTTAGGTTTGCTTATAACAGCATTCATTGGAGTAATATTTACATTAATCGGTTTTACTGTCCCTGATGTGGCTCTTCCAACTATTCCAAAAACATTCATCTCATTTAATTTGGATTTCAGTGTTTTTGGAGGATTCGTGCAGGGATTTGGAGAACTCTTTGAAAACATTCCAAGATGTGCAATAATATTGTTCTCATTACTCTTCGTTGTATTTTTTGATACAACAGGAACTTTAATTCCACTTGCAAAGCAATGCGGATATGAAAACGAAGACGGAACAACCGAAGGAATTAACAGGGCATTTTTAGGTGATGCAATTGGAGGTATCATTGGTGCTGTTTTTGGTTCAAGTACCGTATCTGCTTATGTTGAAAATGCAACAGGTATTGAGCTTGGTGGAAGAACAGGCATTACTGCAATTGTAACCGGAATTCTATTTATCTTTTCAGTCTTTATGTCACCTACAGTATTATCATTATTCACTTCATCAGTTACAGCTGCCGCATTAGTCATAGTAGGTATAATAATGTTTTCTGAAATAAAAGACATTGACTGGGATAACATTTCAATCCTTTCATCTGTATTCATAACAATAATCATGATGACATTTACGAATTCAATTTCTCTGGGTATTGCATTTGGCTTTAACACATATGTCATCACAACCATTGCATTAGGCAAATATAAAGAATTGACTCCATTAGTATGGGTGACTTTTATTATATTTGTAATTTACTTATTTATTCGATTATAG